A single Gasterosteus aculeatus chromosome 2, fGasAcu3.hap1.1, whole genome shotgun sequence DNA region contains:
- the cav4b gene encoding caveolin-2 encodes MMMVSDDCLVECKIDDDSDEDQINTPPPPPEFASKASTPVAVPPTPPTTPPTTPPTTPPTATPTCTVSRDPYGINLHLKVEVSDVLAEPATPRSIDQVWRYSVAGFETTRIWTYRCLSLLLAVPFALLCGVFLAILACLHVWFVVPCLQLSNTFLPCLRSLCMCAVNAFISPFCTSLALCCSQIAISLSNKDWHQMRDKGIV; translated from the exons atgatgatggtgagcgACGACTGCCTGGTGGAGTGTAAGATTGACGATGATAGCGATGAAGATCAGATaaacacacctcctcctcctcctgagtttGCATCCAAAGCCTCGACCCCCGTGGCCGTACCTCCGACCCCTCCCACGACCCCTCCCACGACCCCACCCACGACCCCTCCCACGGCCACACCCACCTGCACCGTCAGCAGGGACCCATATGGCATAAACCTGCACCTTaag gtggaggTCAGTGACGTACTGGCGGAGCCGGCCACACCTCGCAGCATAGACCAGGTGTGGCGTTACAGTGTGGCTGGCTTTGAGACAACTCGTATCTGGACGTACCGCTGCCTCTCCCTGCTGCTCGCCGTGCCCTTCGCTCTCCTCTGCGGGGTCTTCCTGGCTATTCTCGCCTGTCTACACGTCTG GTTTGTGGTGCCTTGTCTGCAGCTGAGCAACACGTTCCTCCCATGTTTGCggtctctgtgcatgtgtgctgtGAATGCGTTCATATCTCCCTTCTGCACGTCTTTGGCTCTCTGCTGCAGTCAAATTGCCATTTCCCTGTCGAACAAGGACTGGCATCAAATGAGAGACAAAGGGATTGTATAA
- the fam50a gene encoding protein FAM50A, translated as MAQYKGAASEAGRAMQLMKKREKEREQLVQLKQKIAEDNMVKSNIDKKFSAHYDAVEAELKSSTVGLVTLNDMKAKQEALVKEREKQLAKKEQSKELQLKLEKQKEKKRKEEQKRKIASLSFNPEDEGEEEEEEENEDEELDYCPARKKYLGKNPDVDTSFLPDRDREEEENRLREELRQEWELKQEKIKSEEIEITFSYWDGSGHRKTVKMKKGNTMQNFLQRALEVLRKDFSELRSAGVEQLMYIKEDLIIPHHHSFYDFIVTKARGKSGPLFSFDVHDDIRLVNDATVEKDESHAGKVVLRSWYEKNKHIFPASRWEPYDPEKKWDKYTIR; from the exons ATGGCGCAGTACAAAGGAGCGGCCAGCGAGGCCGGCAGAGCCATGCAGCTGATGAAAAagcgagaaaaagaaagagagcagCTCGTGCAGCTCAAACAGAAGATCGCAGAG GACAACATGGTGAAGTCCAACATCGACAAGAAGTTCTCCGCTCACTACGATGCTGTAGAGGCCGAGCTCAAGTCCAGCACAGTTG GTCTGGTGACTCTGAATGACATGAAGGCCAAGCAGGAGGCGCTggtgaaggagagggagaaacagcTGGCCAAGAAGGAGCAGTCCAAGGAGCTCCAGCT CAagctggagaagcagaaggagaagaagcgaAAGGAGGAACAGAAGAGGAAGATCGCCAGTTTATCGTTCAACCCGGAGGacgagggcgaggaggaggaggaggaggagaacgaagACGAAGAGCTGGACT ACTGTCCGGCTAGGAAGAAGTATCTGGGGAAAAATCCAGATGTGGACACAAGTTTCCTTCCTGATCGAGACAGAGAG GAGGAGGAGAACCGTCTCCGAGAGGAACTCCGGCAGGAGTGGGAGCTCAAACAGGAGAAGATTAAGA GTGAGGAGATTGAGATCACGTTCAGCTACTGGGACGGCTCCGGGCACCGTAAGACTGTCAAG ATGAAGAAGGGGAATACCATGCAGAACTTCCTGCAGAGGGCGCTGGAGGTCCTCAGGAAGGACTTCAGCGAGCTGAG GTCTGCAGGAGTGGAGCAGCTGATGTACATCAAGGAGGATCTGATAATCCCACAC cATCACAGCTTTTATGACTTCATTGTAACCAAAGCCAGAGGAAAATCTG GTCCTCTCTTCAGCTTTGACGTGCACGATGACATTCGACTGGTGAACGACGCCACCGTTGAGAAAGACGAG TCTCACGCAGGTAAAGTGGTGCTGAGGAGCTGGTACGAGAAGAACAAGCACATCTTCCCCGCTAGCCGCTGGGAGCCGTACGACCCCGAGAAGAAATGGGACAAATATACG ATCCGGTGA
- the LOC120829601 gene encoding interleukin-17 receptor D, protein MWKATLVLYQLFALGGPLRAEDGDIHPQDCSLDCVRQGRTECEYCRIIRADVETALGFNSINAFGSCIPWPCFALLGKEDSELCQHYVHGPNNVTVELVHDLDPNSDTVVVSWKPSCHGIAFLRGFQVFLQALGGTSVACQLFLFHRNVSLPASHAQRVYKSDPFPGLSLGSQYAVTVMALPVPEEWERFYHSEHFSTRSCAEKNGLEQCKKDWHPEHIEVQQEGTAITVTFNLAPPSLGIRAYFSLCYANGIKKYTDITPNSSQNQTYHSYQLNDLEEGTNYTCEIAANQVDAVRKKFNVQVLQIQKGGSSPASVSPSLALILPLGLAVVAMFVVLLAAFTRRRPRLWMKKLDIKPDVIEQHRESRTPGEVMSLARKRLNPPRLLICYSSFDGPAHVKAVMQLGAFIQQHMATQVCLDLWESLSMSEEGSMAWYCRQIRESDFILVICSRGLHHWPKTLDDDDDDGGGTGDNEEAEQELPFGPNSFSTDVAVQLIGEEVGCAKAGGRDLSKYMAAIFDYSEEADIPTELRLVSHYTLTRDLQLLFSHLHAVALEGPGRYLRIGHISDEGYTELPAGAALQRSIGEARAAMTAKRHHSELGVA, encoded by the exons ATGTGGAAGGCTACTCTTGTTCTGTACCAGCTCTTTGCACTTGGTGGGCCCCTCCGTGCTGAGGATGGCGACATCCACCCCCAGGACTGCAGTCTGGACTGCGTGCGACAG GGAAGAACTGAATGTGAATACTGCAGAATAATCCGAGCTGACGTAGAGACGGCTCTTGGTTTTAACTCCATCAACGCGTTTGGAA GTTGTATTCCCTGGCCGTGTTTTGCGTTGCTTGGAAAAGAAGACAGTGAACTCTGTCAGCACTACGTCCACGGGCCGAATAACGTCACGGTCGAGTTGGTACATGATCTAGACCCCAACTCAGACACGGTGGTTGTCTCCTGGAAGCCCAGCTGCCATG GGATTGCCTTCCTGCGAGGCTTTCAGGTGTTCCTGCAGGCCTTGGGAGGGACCAGCGTGGCCTGTCAGCTCTTTCTCTTCCACCGAAACGTCTCCCTCCCGGCTTCACATGCTCAAAGG gTGTACAAGTCGGACCCTTTCCCCGGCCTTTCCCTTGGGTCCCAGTATGCTGTTACCGTCATGGCTTTGCCAGTGCCTGAGGAGTGGGAGAGATTCTACCACAGCGAGCACTTCTCCACCCGCT CGTGTGCAGAGAAGAATGGTCTTGAGCAGTGCAAAAAGG ATTGGCACCCCGAACATATCGAGGTCCAGCAGGAAGGTACAGCCATCACTGTGACCTTTAACCTGGCTCCCCCAAGCCTGGGCATCAGAGCCTACTTCTCACTGTGTTACGCGAACGGCATAAAGAAATACACGGACATCACACCT AATTCCAGCCAAAACCAAACTTACCACAGCTATCAGCTGAACGACCTCGAAGAAGGAACCAACTACACCTGCGAG ATTGCAGCTAACCAAGTTGATGCAGTGAGGAAGAAATTCAATGTTCAGGTCTTGCAAATTCAAAAAG GAGGCTCCTCTCcggcctctgtctctccctccttggCGCTGATTCTTCCACTCGGCCTGGCCGTGGTAGCCATGTTTGTAGTCTTATTGGCTGCATTCACCAGAAGGAGGCCGAGGCTTTGGATGAAGAAACTGGACATCAAACCAG ATGTTATCGAGCAGCATCGGGAGAGCAGGACTCCTGGGGAAGTGATGTCATTGGCCAGGAAGAGGCTGAACCCTCCTCGTCTTTTGATTTGCTACAGCAGCTTCGATGGCCCTGCACACGTCAAAGCCGTCATGCAGTTGGGGGCCTTCATACAACAGCACATGGCCACTCAG GTGTGCCTTGACCTTTGGGAGTCTCTCAGCATGTCTGAGGAGGGCAGCATGGCCTGGTACTGCCGACAGATTCGGGAGAGCGACTTCATCTTGGTGATCTGCTCTCGGGGCCTCCACCACTGGCCGAAGACtctagatgatgatgatgatgacggcgGCGGCACCGGCGACAACGAGGAGGCCGAGCAAGAGCTCCCCTTTGGGCCGAACTCTTTCAGCACTGACGTAGCAGTCCAGCTTATTGGTGAGGAGGTGGGCTGCGCCAAAGCCGGGGGCCGGGACCTCTCTAAGTATATGGCGGCCATTTTTGATTACTCAGAGGAGGCAGACATCCCCACCGAGCTGAGGCTGGTGTCTCACTACACACTGACAAGGGACTTGCAGCTGCTCTTCTCGCACCTCCATGCAGTGGCTCTGGAAGGGCCGGGGCGCTACCTGAGGATCGGCCACATCTCAGACGAAGGTTACACCGAGTTACCAGCCGGAGCAGCTCTGCAGCGATCTATCGGGGAGGCTCGGGCGGCAATGACGGCAAAGAGACATCACTCTGAGCTGGGTGTCGCTTAG